Proteins encoded by one window of Lacipirellulaceae bacterium:
- a CDS encoding sigma-70 family RNA polymerase sigma factor translates to MHNEYKIPVIEDLRDNDASAPLRERLLSRIDAAERLIAGIDPEKTYKSTDILTALAGDDMPIVRPRKFDGEDLLHDLRLYVEDMSDVADLEADAMGEQVFTVEELAKQFNVSTKTISRWRALGLVSRRLVFDGRKRVGFLRSSVDRFVKNNSERVERGSKFSQLTDSQRQEFVARAKELANGGSGQSEIARLLAERSGRSVETIRTALRQHDADHPEDAIFPAGAGPLTESQRQNIYEAYRRGATVERLCSDYDRTKTTVYRVINEIRAERIMELPLDYMDNPRFKRKGADKACLGEMPEPETVTRRPKRPNGLPPYLAALYEMTLLTREQEQHLFRKYNYLKYKASKARNQLDPENPKTALMDEIEQLYDEVVKVKNQIIKANLRLVVSIAKRHVKPDQDFFVLVSDGNVSLLRAIEKFDFARGNKFSTYASWAIMKNFARTIPGEYKQRDRFRTSHDELFAATEEERGNPTLELSAQEDRVAKINRILSKLDEREQAIIVGRFGLDHSREPQTLKEVGADLGVTKERIRQIEARALNKLRIAAQEEKIVLDI, encoded by the coding sequence ATGCACAACGAATACAAAATCCCCGTGATCGAAGACCTGCGTGACAACGACGCCAGCGCTCCGCTACGCGAACGTCTGCTGTCGCGAATTGACGCTGCCGAGCGGCTCATTGCCGGTATCGATCCTGAAAAGACTTACAAGAGCACGGACATCCTGACCGCGCTTGCTGGGGACGATATGCCAATCGTCCGGCCTCGCAAGTTTGATGGCGAGGACCTACTCCACGATTTGCGGCTCTACGTTGAAGATATGTCCGACGTGGCAGACCTCGAAGCGGATGCCATGGGCGAGCAAGTCTTTACTGTCGAAGAGCTTGCCAAGCAGTTTAATGTCTCGACCAAAACGATTTCGCGTTGGCGAGCTTTAGGGCTCGTGAGCCGTCGCCTTGTATTCGATGGCCGCAAACGTGTCGGTTTCCTTCGCAGCAGCGTCGATCGCTTCGTGAAGAACAATTCGGAACGCGTCGAACGCGGCTCGAAGTTCAGTCAACTGACTGATAGCCAGCGTCAGGAATTTGTCGCCCGCGCGAAAGAGCTAGCCAACGGTGGCAGCGGTCAATCCGAGATTGCACGTCTGCTCGCCGAGCGTTCGGGACGCAGCGTGGAAACGATTCGTACCGCCTTGCGTCAGCACGATGCGGATCATCCTGAAGATGCGATCTTCCCCGCCGGTGCCGGTCCGCTGACCGAGAGCCAGCGTCAGAATATCTACGAAGCGTACCGTCGTGGAGCGACCGTCGAGCGGCTCTGCTCTGACTACGATCGCACGAAGACCACCGTCTATCGGGTGATCAACGAAATCCGCGCCGAACGCATCATGGAGTTGCCGCTCGATTACATGGACAACCCGCGCTTCAAGCGAAAAGGTGCCGACAAAGCCTGCCTGGGTGAGATGCCTGAGCCGGAAACCGTCACCCGCCGCCCGAAGCGACCCAACGGCTTGCCTCCTTACTTGGCCGCACTGTACGAGATGACGTTGCTCACTCGCGAGCAGGAACAACACCTGTTCCGCAAATACAACTACCTCAAGTACAAGGCGTCGAAGGCTCGCAATCAACTTGATCCAGAGAACCCCAAAACAGCGTTAATGGATGAGATCGAGCAGCTTTACGACGAAGTCGTGAAGGTGAAAAACCAGATCATTAAGGCGAACCTGCGATTGGTGGTTTCCATCGCCAAGCGTCATGTGAAGCCCGATCAGGATTTCTTCGTCCTCGTGTCCGATGGCAACGTCTCGCTGTTGCGAGCGATCGAGAAGTTCGACTTCGCCCGTGGCAACAAATTCAGCACGTACGCCAGTTGGGCCATCATGAAGAACTTCGCCCGCACGATTCCTGGTGAGTACAAACAGCGTGATCGCTTCCGCACGAGCCACGACGAACTGTTCGCGGCCACTGAGGAAGAGCGGGGCAACCCGACCTTGGAGCTGAGCGCTCAAGAAGACCGCGTCGCAAAGATCAACCGCATCCTGTCGAAACTCGACGAGCGCGAACAAGCGATCATCGTCGGCCGCTTCGGCCTCGACCACAGCCGCGAGCCACAAACGCTCAAGGAAGTGGGCGCCGACTTGGGTGTCACCAAGGAACGCATCCGCCAGATCGAAGCGCGAGCTTTGAACAAGCTGCGAATCGCGGCCCAAGAAGAGAAGATTGTTTTAGACATCTAA
- a CDS encoding choice-of-anchor L domain-containing protein produces the protein MRIIPVSLLVFCFLSDVQAAFILDDFDDPAEVVSPEMENEPVVTNLTGPIPTTRTIEIAGGGVNPVASFDVGVTQSSVMSASLTELNRTDMLTPLVAFQFNYDLPPADISEQGVNNAILFDFLSIDATESPSYLRVILREDTHQSFSYEQRILDIPLNSGEFTAVMPFENFTFRGGSPGTPDLMTVTRLEFDFFFLGPSENVAWSAQIDRIRFGRIPEPRSVVILFLCFCGMASARRTNIFKSINGGHSMCKRTFSALLVLFCCFFLSLPSLAVDVQSSGEVGGPTPAQLANNLADSASNYIVVAGSATTQINATGNPDSNPRGMGTFTNGVTAQGTLLPAANQNANGDAEYEGGLGVDSGVCLCTGLITDADSQISGIPNDRGVGVEGPNNGFALASAAAPGEADFVLQLPRDEDFFNEVVLPPGVPPGSDATVLEFKVTLSSPGILSISFVHASDEHPHYSLSTYNDTPLVFIGDENGQNLENIILFRDGSGNESTLTLFDLRQCGLLLENKVAPSPAILQTSLHANVATNLHFDHEYGGFTKLLTRESACVLAPSTYTIKIVVQDVGDAFIDSATFFQENSLRLYDFMAADFDLDGDVDGDDLSILLSNFGENAPPNPKFTDGDANGDGSIDTDDLDIVLANFNQTGGNKLLCADFNRDGTVDGTDFTIWQQNNGLAECASRSEGDADGDGDVDLADRAIYDQEFGGIPSGLCGCGSTQQAASGGGGSGSAQSAPSSGGPTAAATPNSQFHSADKDEDGDVDRDDVLLWRDYFKSLE, from the coding sequence ATGAGAATCATCCCCGTCAGCCTGCTGGTTTTCTGTTTCCTTTCCGACGTGCAAGCCGCGTTTATTCTTGATGACTTTGATGATCCTGCGGAGGTGGTTAGTCCCGAAATGGAAAACGAACCAGTCGTAACAAATCTCACAGGCCCAATCCCAACGACAAGAACGATCGAGATAGCGGGTGGGGGCGTCAATCCAGTTGCTTCGTTCGATGTCGGCGTTACGCAATCATCTGTGATGTCAGCAAGTCTCACCGAACTGAACCGAACTGACATGCTGACTCCACTTGTTGCTTTTCAGTTTAACTACGACCTTCCTCCGGCAGATATTAGCGAGCAAGGAGTCAATAATGCAATTCTCTTCGACTTCCTTTCCATTGATGCGACAGAGTCGCCCAGCTATCTACGAGTCATTCTGCGCGAAGATACCCACCAGTCGTTTTCGTACGAGCAACGAATTCTAGACATACCGCTCAATAGTGGGGAATTCACAGCTGTAATGCCATTCGAGAACTTTACTTTTCGAGGTGGTTCACCCGGGACTCCTGACTTAATGACTGTTACTAGACTGGAATTTGATTTCTTTTTCCTGGGCCCAAGTGAGAATGTAGCTTGGTCAGCTCAGATCGATCGGATTCGCTTTGGGAGAATACCCGAACCAAGATCAGTCGTCATACTCTTTCTATGCTTCTGCGGCATGGCTTCTGCTAGGAGAACGAACATTTTTAAGTCAATTAATGGAGGACATTCCATGTGTAAGCGAACATTCAGTGCATTGCTTGTATTGTTTTGTTGTTTTTTTCTATCTCTGCCTAGCTTAGCCGTGGACGTACAAAGCAGCGGAGAGGTTGGCGGACCTACTCCTGCTCAATTGGCAAACAACCTCGCTGATTCAGCGAGCAACTACATCGTTGTTGCAGGCTCTGCCACTACTCAGATAAATGCTACTGGCAATCCCGATAGTAACCCTCGCGGTATGGGAACTTTCACCAATGGCGTCACTGCACAGGGTACACTGCTTCCTGCAGCTAACCAAAATGCTAACGGTGACGCTGAGTACGAAGGGGGCCTCGGAGTAGACTCAGGAGTATGTCTTTGCACGGGGCTGATTACTGATGCAGATTCTCAGATCTCAGGTATACCGAATGATCGCGGCGTAGGTGTCGAGGGTCCAAATAATGGCTTTGCACTAGCTTCAGCTGCGGCGCCAGGTGAAGCTGATTTTGTTCTGCAACTTCCTAGGGACGAGGACTTCTTCAACGAAGTTGTCTTGCCGCCAGGAGTTCCACCAGGCTCCGATGCAACGGTTCTAGAATTCAAAGTCACACTCAGTTCACCCGGCATTCTCAGCATCAGCTTTGTACATGCGTCAGACGAACACCCTCATTATAGTCTGAGTACGTATAATGACACACCGCTCGTATTCATCGGCGACGAGAACGGCCAAAATCTTGAAAACATCATTCTGTTTCGAGATGGAAGCGGAAACGAATCCACTCTTACACTGTTTGATCTTCGTCAATGTGGTCTTCTGCTTGAAAACAAGGTAGCACCATCACCTGCCATCTTACAAACATCACTTCATGCAAACGTCGCTACCAACCTGCACTTCGATCACGAGTACGGAGGGTTTACCAAGTTGCTCACCCGTGAAAGTGCTTGCGTGCTGGCACCTAGCACTTATACGATCAAGATAGTTGTGCAAGATGTTGGCGATGCCTTCATTGATTCAGCCACCTTCTTTCAAGAAAATAGCCTCAGGCTCTACGACTTCATGGCCGCTGACTTCGACCTAGATGGCGATGTTGACGGTGATGACCTTTCGATTCTGCTCAGTAATTTCGGAGAGAATGCACCACCGAATCCAAAATTCACCGATGGCGATGCCAATGGTGATGGCTCAATCGATACGGATGACTTAGATATCGTGCTAGCCAATTTCAACCAGACCGGAGGCAACAAGCTACTCTGTGCGGACTTCAATCGCGATGGCACGGTCGACGGGACCGACTTTACTATTTGGCAGCAGAATAATGGTCTTGCGGAGTGCGCTTCGCGATCTGAGGGAGACGCCGACGGCGATGGGGACGTTGATCTAGCTGACCGCGCGATTTACGATCAGGAGTTTGGCGGAATCCCTTCGGGGTTGTGTGGTTGCGGCAGTACACAGCAAGCGGCCAGCGGGGGTGGAGGTAGCGGGTCAGCCCAGTCGGCTCCTTCATCGGGCGGTCCAACTGCCGCGGCAACACCCAACTCGCAGTTTCATTCAGCCGACAAAGATGAAGATGGGGATGTCGACCGCGACGATGTGCTACTCTGGCGAGATTACTTCAAGTCTTTGGAGTAG